In Pseudomonas glycinae, the DNA window CTAACAAATGGTCAGAAATAAAACTGTAGGAGGGTTCCGAGAACCTCCTAGGAGATGGTGCAATCCACACCAACACAAAAAACAGGCACAAAAAAAGCGGCGCTCAATGCGCCGCTTTTTTGCGGGTGGTTACCAGCGGTTGCCGTGTCGGCCGTAATCGCCACGTCCACTGTGACGGTCGTAATTGCCACGACCCCGGCGGTCATCCCAGCCACCGCGACGGTGGTCGTCCCAGCGTCCGCGATCATGACCGTGCCAGCGACGGTTCTCGTAGTAACGCGGGGCCGGTTGGTAGTAACGGGGCGCTGAATAATAACGGGGCGCCGGTTGGTAATAGCGTGGCGCTGGCTGGTAGTAGCGCGGCGCCGAGTAGTACGTGCTGCCGCTGTAATAAGTGCCACCGCTGTAATACGAAGGTGCCTGCGATGTGTAGACCTCTGAGCTGTAGTAGCCATCTCCGTAGGAATAAGGGACGCATCCGCCAAGGGAAAAAAGCATCACGGTAAACAGAAGAATTCGGCGATACATGGCGGCCTCCTGGACCGCGGGTAGCCACACCAGCGACGCTGGCAGGCGTCAGTCTTTCATTCGGCGACTGACGAAATATCTGACAGCGATTTCGGCATCCGGTGCGTTTCTGCAACAACTTGAAACAAGTGATTGATGAAACCTTGTTCATGCAGAAACGCCGTCATTCAGCCGCTGATTAGTGGTGCCCACCGTGGTATCCACCGCCGTGATAACCCCGTCCGTAACCGCCGCGATAGCCATGGCCGCCGTAGTAATAGCGGGCGCCACCGTAGTAGCGCGGACCGTAATAACCACCGTAGTAATAGGGCGAGTAATAGCCGGGATAGTAATAAGGCGTGGAGTAAACATCGTAACCGCCGGCGTAGTAGTAACAACCGGACAGCCCCAGACCGAGCACTGCTCCCAGCAGCACCCGACGCAGCAATTTTGAAATACGCATGGCGGCCTCCTGAAAGACCTGTGACAGCAGTCGGCACAGACCGGCTGACAACAGATTTGACTGGCGGACCGGCAGCGAGTGCCCAACCCTCACGGGCATCGGATCAGCGGCACCGGACGCTGCATGACGGTGCAAGCGCGCACCAACACAAAGCGTTGTCTGCACCCGCCAACCTGGCCCATCCACCCGCAAGCCAAGTGGCAGAGGGCTCGCCGCAACTTGGCACGCCTCTCGCTTTAACAAACCCGTGCAGGAGTCATCACAGGTTCGCGGCACCACAATTTGCAATGGCTGACTAGGGTTCCGGCTCGCATCTGCGAGTGGCTGGTCCGAGAGTTGGCGACCTCCAGTTGAGGTTACACGGCGGGACAAAAGCCCGGGAGACAAGCCACCGTTCGCGGTGCCGCGTTGCCTTCCTGTCCGCCCTCGATCAACTGGAGAAGCCACCATGTCCCGACTACGTTTGCCCGCCCTGCTCGCCGCCGCGTTCGCCGCGCTCATCAGCACTCAATCCCCCGCCGCGCAGAAAGACCACTTCAGCGTCTGCTGGACGATCTATGCCGGCTGGATGCCATGGGAATACGCCGGCAGCCAGGGCATCGTCGACAAATGGGCGAAGAAGTACGGGATCAAGATTGATGTCGTGCAACTCAACGATTACGTCGAGTCGATCAACCAGTACACCGCCGGCCAGTTCGACGGCTGCACCATGACCAACATGGATGCGCTGACCATTCCGGCCGCCGGTGGCGTCGACAGCACTGCGCTGATCGTCAGCGACTTTTCCAACGGTAACGACGGCATCGTCCTCAAGGGCGAAGGCAAGAAAGTCGCCGACCTCAAGGGCATGGACGTCAACCTGGTCGAACTGTCGGTCTCGCATTACCTGCTGGCCCGCGCGCTGGACTCGGTGGACCTGACCGAGAAAGACCTGAAAGTGGTCAACACCTCCGACGCCGACATTTCCGCCGCTTTCAACACCGAGCAGGTCAACGCCGTCACCACCTGGAACCCGATGCTTTCGGACATCAAAGCCAAACCCGGTGTGACCGAAGTCTTCAACTCCAGCCAGATCCCCGGCGAAATCATGGACATGATGGTGGTCAACAGCGCCACCCTCAAAGACAACCCGGCGCTGGGCAAGGCGCTGACCGGCGCGTGGTTCGAAGTGGTCGACTTGATGAACGCCAAGAACGCGGCGGGCAAAGCCGCACTTGAGCACATGGCAAAAGCCTCGGGCACCGATCTGGCCGGATTCCAGGCGCAACTGGACACCACCAAACTGTTCGCCACACCGAAAGAAGCCCTGGCGTTCGCCACCAGCAAGCAACTGCCGGAAACCATGCGCAAGGTCGCCGAGTTCTCGTTCCAGCACGGTTTGCTCGGTGAAGGCGCGAAAGACACCAGCGCGGTCGGCATGACCTTCGCCAACGGAGTGACCAGCGGCGACACCGGCAACCTCAAGCTGCGTTTCGATCCGACCTACGTGCAGATGGCCGCCGACGCCAAGCTGTAAGCCACGGAGGATTTGGCCATGCGCCTGATCAATCGCCACCCGGATCGCCCGAGTCGCCTGTTGCTGGTGATCCTGCCGTTCGCCCTGGTGCTGTTCGCCTACTTCATGGGCTCGGCCGAGCGCCTGGCGGACAACCCCAACGACAAACTGCTGCCCAGCGCGGTGCAGATGACCGATGCGGTGAAACGCCTGGCGTTCAATGCCGACAGTCGCACCGGTGAGTACCTGTTGTGGCAGGACACCGCATCCAGCCTGCAACGCCTGGCCATCGGTCTCGGTATCGCCGCACTGGCCGGGTTATGCCTGGGCATGGCCGCCGGCACCCTGCCGCTGTTCGGCGCACCGCTCTCGCCGATGCTGACGGTGCTGTCGATGGTGCCACCGCTGGCGATCCTGCCGATCCTGTTCATCGTCTTCGGCCTCGGCGAGCTGTCGAAAGTGATGCTGATCGTGGTCGGTATCACACCGGCACTCGCCCGTGATCTGGAACAGCGCGCGCGAGACATTCCGGTCGAACTGCTGATCAAGGCGCAGACCCTCGGCGCCTCGACCTGGACATTGATGCTGCGTGTGGTTCTGCCACAACTGTTGCCGCGCCTGCTGATCTCGCTGCGGCTGATGCTCGGTTCGGCGTGGCTGTTCCTGATCGCCGCCGAAGCCATCGCTTCCACCGACGGTCTGGGCTACCGGATTTTCCTCGTGCGCCGTTACCTGGCGATGGACGTGATCCTGCCGTACGTGGTCTGGATCACCCTGCTCGCCTGGCTGATGGATTGGGGCCTCAAATACCTGACCCGTCGGGCATTCCCCTGGTATGAGGGGGCCGCCAAATGAGCTTCATCACGGTGAAAAACGTCTGGCAGCAATACGCCGACCAAGTGGTGCTGGAAGGCTTGAACCTCAACGTCAACGAGGGCGAGTTCTGCACGCTGGTGGGTGCTTCGGGTTGCGGCAAGTCGACCTTCCTGCGCCTGCTGCTCGGTCAGGAAACCGCCAGTCGCGGCGAGATTCTGCTCGACGGCCAGCCCCTCGCCCACGAACCGGATGCCAGCCGTGGCGTGGTGTTCCAGCGCTACTCGGTGTTCCCGCACCTGAGCGTACTGGACAACGTCGCCCTCGGCCTCGAACTGCCCCGGGCGCCACTGCTCGGTCGTCTGTTCGGCGGCGCCAAACGGGACGCCCGCGAGGAGGCCTCGGCGCTGCTGCACAAAGTCGGCCTCGGCCATACGCTGGACAAGTACCCGGCGCAACTCTCCGGCGGCATGCAACAGCGGCTGGCGATCGCCCAGGCGTTGATCATGAAACCGCGCGTGTTGCTGCTCGACGAACCGTTCGGTGCGCTCGATCCGGGCATCCGCAAGGACATGCACGCCCTGCTGCTGGAGCTATGGCGCGAGACGCAACTGACGGTGTTCATGGTCACCCACGACCTGTCCGAAGGTTTCAGCCTCGGCACCCGTTTGCTGGTGTTCGACAAGGTCCGCCTCGACCCGCACGCCCCCGGCGCCTATGGCGCCCGCATCACCTACGACATCCCTTTGAACAGCGACCGCCGCGCCCAACGCGCCGCCGTCGACGCCCTGCCCGCCGAGCTGGCCGGCACGCTTCGTATTGCCTGAGAGGACTGCTCCCATGACTGATTCGACCCAACTGTTTCCACCCTTCGCCGAGGAAACCCTGCCCGGTGGCGGCCACCGTTCCTTCGTCCTGAAACGCGGCCAGCTGCTGCGCCTGACCGACCTGCGCGGTGGGGCCAACGTCAGCCTGACCCTGCTCAACGCCAACGAGAAAACCGAGCGCCTGAACCTGCCCGACAGCCTCAAGTGCCAACACACCGCCAAGCTGACCGCAGGCCATTGCCTGTACTCGGACATGGGCCGGGTGCTGGCGGCAATCACCGCAGACACTTGTGGCTGGAGCGACAGCCTCGGCGGCGTGCTGTGCGCTGAAGAGGTCGCGGAAAAATACGGCCAGGGCCGCTATCAGGAACTGCGCAACGGCTTCTTTCGCAACGGCACCGACAACCTGCTGGTGGAACTGGGCAAGTGGGGCCTGGGCCTGTCCGACCTGCTGATGACCCTCAATCTGTTCAGCCGGGTCAACGTCGATGAAGCCGGGCGCTTCCATTTCGTCGAAGGCCATTCGAAGGCCGGCGATTACATCGAGCTGTACGCCCCGATGGACACCCTCGTCGTCCTCACCGCCCTGCAACACCCGATGGATCCCTCACCTGAATACGCGCCTAAACCGCTGAAGCTGAGCTGGATGAACGCCGACCCGAGCGTCGCCGAACACTGCCGCACCTCGCGCCCGGAGAACGAGCGCGGCTTTATCAACACCGACCGTTTGTTTGCCTGAGGATCATCGCCATGTCAGTTGCTATCGCCACTTCGCAGAAACAACCCGACACTGCGGTGTACCGCGCCACCATTCCCGCCGGCGAACCCTGGCTGATGGAGGTCAAGGCCGGCCAGACCCTGCGCATCCTCGACCTGGAAGGCAATCAGGCGGTCGATACGCTGTTCTACAGCCTCGCCAATCCCCGTGAACGCTACGACGTGCAACGCACATTGCGCCGCCAGAACAGCGTGTACCTGAGCACCGGCAGCGTTTTGTATTCCAACCTCGGCAAACCGATGCTGACCATCATCGCCGACACCTGCGGCCGCCACGACACCCTCGGCGGCGCCTGCGCGCAAGAGAGCAACACCGTGCGCTACGCCCTGGAAAAACGCTACATGCACAGCTGCCGCGACAATTACCTGCGTGCCTGCGCCCACGACGGGCGCCTGAGCAAAGGTGATATCGGGCCGAACATCAATTTCTTCATGAACGTACCGGTGACCGCCGACGGCGGCCTGACCTTCGAGGACGGGATCTCCGCGCCGGGCAAGTACGTCGACCTGCGCGCCGAGATGGACGTGATCGTGCTGATCTCCAATTGCCCACAACTGAACAACCCGTGCAACGCCTACAACCCGACGCCTGCGGAGCTACTGGTATGGAACTGACATTCGTCCGCCTGCGCCGTTGGCTTTTCGCCCTGTGCCAGTCCCGTTCCGGCCAGTGTCTGAAATCCCCAAAACACCCCTGAACCCTGTGGGAGCTGGCTTGCCAGCGATGGCGTCGGCACAGCCAACATTGATGATGACTGACACACCGCCATCGCGGGCAAGCCCGCTCCCACAAGGTCAATGGTGACTTTCGAATTGTGATTTTGCCGTCGGGGACGACCCCGGCGCTCATCGAAGAACTGCGGGACGGCCCGCATCCCCTTCAGGGGTTTTGCCATGTTCAAAAAAGTCCTGATTGCCAACCGTGGCGCGATTGCCTGCCGCATCCTGCGCACCTTGCGTGAACTGCACGTTGAAGGCGTCGCGGTGTACTCCGAAGCCGATGCCGCCAGCCTGCACATCCTGCAAGCGGACGAAGCCCACAGCCTCGGTGAAGGCGCAGCGGCCGGCACTTATCTGGCCGTCGAAAAAATCCTTGCCATCGCCAAAGCCAGCGGCGCCACCGCGATCCACCCCGGCTACGGGTTCCTCTCGGAAAACGCCGCGTTCGCCGAAGCCTGCGCCAACCACGGCATTGCCTTCATCGGCCCGACACCGGAACAACTGCGGGTGTTCGGCCTCAAGCACACTGCACGGGCCCTAGCCAAACAGCACGGCGTGCCGATGCTCGAAGGCACCGAACTGCTCGACAGCCTCGACGCCGCGCTGATTGCCGGCGCGCAGGTCGGTTATCCGGTGATGCTCAAAAGCACCGCTGGGGGCGGTGGCATCGGCATGCGCGTGTGCCGTAACGCCAGCGAACTGAGCGAGTCGTTCGAGGCGGTGAAGCGTCTCGGCCAGAACAATTTCAGCGACGCCGGGGTGTTCATCGAGAAGTACATCCAGCGTGCGCGGCATCTGGAAGTCCAGGTGTTCGGCGACGGCCATGGCGAAGTGATCGCCCTCGGCGTGCGCGACTGTTCGGTGCAGCGGCGCAATCAGAAAGTCCTTGAGGAAACCCCGGCACCGAACCTGCCCGACGGCATGGCGGATGAGCTGTGTGCGGCGGCGATCAAACTGGCCAAAGCAGTGAATTACCGCAGCGCCGGCACCGTCGAATTCGTTTTCGACAGCGATGCGCAGCGCTTCTATTTTCTGGAAGTGAACACCCGGTTGCAGGTTGAGCACGGCGTCACCGAACAGGTGTGGGGCGTTGATCTGGTGCGCTGGATGATTGAACTGGCGGCGGGAGATCTGCCGCCGCTGAGCACATTGTTTGAGGGC includes these proteins:
- a CDS encoding urea amidolyase associated protein UAAP1, which codes for MTDSTQLFPPFAEETLPGGGHRSFVLKRGQLLRLTDLRGGANVSLTLLNANEKTERLNLPDSLKCQHTAKLTAGHCLYSDMGRVLAAITADTCGWSDSLGGVLCAEEVAEKYGQGRYQELRNGFFRNGTDNLLVELGKWGLGLSDLLMTLNLFSRVNVDEAGRFHFVEGHSKAGDYIELYAPMDTLVVLTALQHPMDPSPEYAPKPLKLSWMNADPSVAEHCRTSRPENERGFINTDRLFA
- a CDS encoding ABC transporter ATP-binding protein yields the protein MSFITVKNVWQQYADQVVLEGLNLNVNEGEFCTLVGASGCGKSTFLRLLLGQETASRGEILLDGQPLAHEPDASRGVVFQRYSVFPHLSVLDNVALGLELPRAPLLGRLFGGAKRDAREEASALLHKVGLGHTLDKYPAQLSGGMQQRLAIAQALIMKPRVLLLDEPFGALDPGIRKDMHALLLELWRETQLTVFMVTHDLSEGFSLGTRLLVFDKVRLDPHAPGAYGARITYDIPLNSDRRAQRAAVDALPAELAGTLRIA
- a CDS encoding ABC transporter permease, which codes for MRLINRHPDRPSRLLLVILPFALVLFAYFMGSAERLADNPNDKLLPSAVQMTDAVKRLAFNADSRTGEYLLWQDTASSLQRLAIGLGIAALAGLCLGMAAGTLPLFGAPLSPMLTVLSMVPPLAILPILFIVFGLGELSKVMLIVVGITPALARDLEQRARDIPVELLIKAQTLGASTWTLMLRVVLPQLLPRLLISLRLMLGSAWLFLIAAEAIASTDGLGYRIFLVRRYLAMDVILPYVVWITLLAWLMDWGLKYLTRRAFPWYEGAAK
- a CDS encoding urea amidolyase associated protein UAAP2; its protein translation is MSVAIATSQKQPDTAVYRATIPAGEPWLMEVKAGQTLRILDLEGNQAVDTLFYSLANPRERYDVQRTLRRQNSVYLSTGSVLYSNLGKPMLTIIADTCGRHDTLGGACAQESNTVRYALEKRYMHSCRDNYLRACAHDGRLSKGDIGPNINFFMNVPVTADGGLTFEDGISAPGKYVDLRAEMDVIVLISNCPQLNNPCNAYNPTPAELLVWN
- a CDS encoding putative urea ABC transporter substrate-binding protein, which produces MSRLRLPALLAAAFAALISTQSPAAQKDHFSVCWTIYAGWMPWEYAGSQGIVDKWAKKYGIKIDVVQLNDYVESINQYTAGQFDGCTMTNMDALTIPAAGGVDSTALIVSDFSNGNDGIVLKGEGKKVADLKGMDVNLVELSVSHYLLARALDSVDLTEKDLKVVNTSDADISAAFNTEQVNAVTTWNPMLSDIKAKPGVTEVFNSSQIPGEIMDMMVVNSATLKDNPALGKALTGAWFEVVDLMNAKNAAGKAALEHMAKASGTDLAGFQAQLDTTKLFATPKEALAFATSKQLPETMRKVAEFSFQHGLLGEGAKDTSAVGMTFANGVTSGDTGNLKLRFDPTYVQMAADAKL